A genome region from Penicillium psychrofluorescens genome assembly, chromosome: 3 includes the following:
- a CDS encoding uncharacterized protein (ID:PFLUO_004228-T1.cds;~source:funannotate) produces MAARYSRKFLRPLLYTSAAAATGAGVLYVSYRPRNIPGLEAPAVPPPGYREGKLVPPSFPPIKSRSEQIQDLKRSQEDEPYDLLVIGGGATGSGIALDAATRGLRVAVVERDDFSAGTSSKSTKLVHGGVRYLEKAVWELDYNQYKLVKEALRERKYFLNTAPHLSQWLPIMVPLQKWWQAPYFWAGTKAYDFLAGSEGIESSYFLTKSKAIDAFPMLKRDSVIGAMVYYDGAHNDSRMNVSLAMTAALYGSTVVNHLEVTGLTKDESGKLSGAHVKDVILEKNGQDSPQFTIRAKGIINATGPFTDSIRKMDEPETKEIVAPSSGVHIILPGYFSPSNMGLIDPSTSDGRVIFFLPWQGNTIAGTTDQPSEISTQPEPSEKDINWILSEVRRYIAPDITVDRGDVLAAWSGIRPLVRDPKVKSSQALVRNHLISVSQSGLLTCAGGKWTTYRQMAEEAVDEAISSFKLKPREVASVPDISGVGGSGLVSDGAVLDGSCQTHQVRLIGAHGYSKTLFINLIQHFGLETDVAQHLTTAYGDRAWQVAALSSPTNARFPVRGCRLSALYPFIDGEVRYAIRHEYAQTATDVIGRRTRLAFLNAEAALEALPSVIELMGEELKWSNARKDLEWTESLAYLSSMGLPTSLLGLSRLEVQGGRVKELDDADRKLITRIEPPADMLEVDTRSTNK; encoded by the exons ATGGCCGCTCGTTATTCGCGTAAATTCCTGCGACCTCTGCTCTATACCTCAGCCGCTGCGGCCACGGGCGCCGGTGTCCTGTACGTCTCATATCGCCCACGCAATATCCCCGGTCTCGAGGCGCCTGCAGTTCCTCCACCAGGATATCGCGAGGGCAAGCTGGTACCTCCGAGTTTCCCTCCGATTAAGTCGCGCAGCGAGCAGATCCAGGATCTGAAGCGCAGCCAGGAAGATGAGCCCTACGATCTGCTGGTgatcggcggcggtgccACGGGATCGGGCATCGCGCTCGATGCCGCCACTCGAGGATTGAGGGTCGCTGTGGTGGAGAGAGACGATTTCAGTGCGGGAACCAGCAGCAAGAGTACCAAGCTGGTGCACGGTGGTGTCCGCTATTTGGAAAAAGCGGTTTGGGAGTTGGACTATAACCAGTATAAGCTCGTGAAGGAGGCGCTCCGCGAGCGCAAGTACTTCCTGAACACGGCACCGCACCTCTCCCAGTGGCTGCCGATCATGGTGCCGCTACAGAAATGGTGGCAAGCCCCCTATTTCTGGGCGGGTACCAAGGCCTATGATTTCTTGGCCGGCTCCGAAGGTATCGAGAGTTCCTACTTCCTGACCAAGAGCAAGGCGATCGACGCATTCCCCATGTTGAAGCGGGACTCGGTCATTGGAGCCATGGTGTACTATGACGGTGCTCACAACGATTCGCGCATGAACGTTTCGCTGGCCATGACCGCTGCCCTGTACGGGAGTACCGTGGTGAATCACCTGGAGGTCACCGGACTGACTAAGGATGAATCGGGCAAGCTCAGCGGCGCGCACGTCAAGGATGTGATCCTCGAGAAGAACGGCCAGGACTCGCCGCAGTTCACCATCCGAGCCAAGGGTATCATCAACGCAACTGGTCCCTTCACGGACTCGATTCGCAAGATGGACGAGCCCGAAACCAAGGAGATTGTGGCTCCTAGTTCCGGTGTCCACATTATTCTTCCTGGCTACTTCAGCCCTTCCAACATGGGCTTGATTGACCCGTCTACCTCCGATGGACGTgtgatcttcttcctgccGTGGCAAGGCAACACCATCGCCGGTACCACCGATCAGCCTTCGGAGATCTCCACGCAACCCGAGCCGTCGGAGAAAGACATCAACTGGATCCTGTCCGAGGTGCGCAGATACATTGCCCCTGATATCACTGTCGACCGAGGCGACGTCCTTGCTGCGTGGTCAGGTATCCGTCCCCTGGTCCGCGACCCGAAGGTGAAGAGCTCCCAAGCGCTGGTTCGCAACCACCTCATCTCTGTTTCTCAGTCCGGCCTGTTGACCTGCGCTGGTGGCAAATGGACCACCTACCGCCagatggccgaggaggccgtggaTGAGGCCATCAGCTCCTTTAAACTGAAGCCTCGCGAAGTGGCCTCCGTCCCGGACATCAGCGGCGTGGGTGGCAGCGGGTTGGTTTCCGATGGTGCCGTGCTGGACGGTAGTTGCCAAACTCACCAGGTGCGCCTGATCGGTGCTCACGGCTACTCAAAGACACTCTTCATCAACCTCATCCAGCACTTTGGTCTTGAGACCGACGTGGCCCAGCACCTCACAACGGCCTACGGTGACCGCGCATGGCAGGTTGCTGCCTTGTCATCCCCCACGAATGCCCGATTCCCCGTCCGAGGCTGCCGTCTCTCGGCCCTCTACCCCTTCATCGATGGCGAGGTCCGTTACGCTATCCGCCATGAATACGCTCAGACCGCAACCGACGTAATTGGGCGCCGCACTCGCTTGGCATTTTTGAATGCCGAGGCGGCCCTTGAAGCACTCCCCAGCGTCATTGAACTGATGGGCGAGGAATTGAAGTGGAGCAATGCGCGCAAGGATCTAGAATGGACCGAGTCTCTGGCCTATCTGAGCTCCATGGGTCTTCCCACGAGCCTCCTCGGTCTATCCAGACTCGAGGTGCAAGGAGGTCGAGTGAAGGAGCTCGATGATGCAGACCGCAAATTAATCACTCGGATTG AACCCCCGGCGGACATGCTCGAGGTCGACACTCGGTCGACCAACAAATAG
- a CDS encoding uncharacterized protein (ID:PFLUO_004229-T1.cds;~source:funannotate) — MARPQKTRSSTSSVSRKTNASQDDKTTLSAKESCPEKQDPFGDETHAGVKYKTMAWWQAGMGYTIGQLKCRYVQIHSMADAGDILFGSLGHRILGSAQLIFFLFAMGGHILTFSIMMNVLTEHFTCTIAFSVLGLVVSFVLTLPRRLEDLSHISTVSFISIIGALLTCMIGVSVSPLVPAQLPLFSPTPSVHDACLAIANIVFAYAGHVAFFTFFSELREINDYPKALALLQMSEMVLYTVTAVVIYAFVGPTVTSPALNSAAKLFRRISYGIAIPTIVIGGVVNAHVAVKSIYVRTGQGDNSMHTRSYTARAFWAAICAVLWVFSWVIAESIPVFNDVLGLAVSTVNAWNIILGADR, encoded by the exons ATGGCTCGACCACAGAAAACCCGGAGTTCTACCTCTTCCGTGTCGCGCAAGACGAACGCATCACAGGATGACAAGACAACCCTGTCAGCCAAGGAATCATGCCCTGAGAAACAGGATCCGTTCGGAGACGAGACGCATGCTGGCGTAAAGTACAAGACGATGGCGTGGTG GCAAGCTGGGATGG GATACACCATCGGACAGCTGAAATGTCGTTATGTGCAGATTCACAGCATGGCAGACGCCGGAGATATCCTGTTTGGGAGCCTTGGCCACAGAATACTGGGTTCTGCACAACttattttcttcctctttgccATGGGTGGTCACATCCTGACCTTTTCTATCATGATGAACGTCTTGACTGAACATTTTACCTGTACCATCGCGTTTTCTGTGCTGGGCTTGGTCGTCTCGTTTGTGCTGACTCTCCCGCGGCGACTCGAGGATCTGTCTCATATCTCCACTGTGAGCTTCATCAGTATCATTGGAGCATTGCTGACCTGCATGATCGGTGTTTCTGTGAGCCCTCTGGTCCCGGCCCAGTTgcctcttttctctcccacgCCCTCAGTGCATGATGCATGTCTTGCCATTGCGAATATTGTCTTTGCATACGCCGGACATGTTGCCTTCTTCACCTTTTTCTCCGAGCTGAGGGAGATCAACGACTATCCCAAAGCGTTGGCGCTCCTGCAAATGAGCGAGATGGTTCTATACACGGTGACTGCAGTCGTCATCTACGCCTTTGTTGGACCAACTGTTACATCGCCAGCTCTGAATTCAGCAGCAAAGCTATTTCGAAGAATCTCCTACGGAATCGCCATTCCAACT ATCGTTATTGGGGGTGTGGTGAATGCCCATGTGGCGGTCAAGTCCATCTATGTCCGCACCGGCCAAGGTGATAACTCCATGCACACCCGTTCATACACAGCCAGAGCTTTCTGGGCGGCCATTTGTGCTGTGCTTTGGGTCTTCTCGTGGGTCATCGCTGAGAGCATTCCGGTCTTCAACGACGTTTTAGGCCTTGCGGTGAGTACGGTCAATGCGTGGAACATCATCCTTGGAGCTGATCGATAG
- a CDS encoding uncharacterized protein (ID:PFLUO_004225-T1.cds;~source:funannotate): protein MARLNELPAPMESIDALKRRFVRQNREIARVNSMQSLRIRSLESEVTHLLSENVSLREQVITLSQEIERLESAKILRDGVYEIKSKLDAKLAELSALTTDLGMLPRQVGKLCDERSGSANMGRPKPTAPETTPRMSEPEEQGGCDGRKLPAILEDKYYPRRTLEIQELHDLVDGNSSIIECPRESNATPAQLDAEEEPPSVELPELSPDESQIDQDIADDSDPFLPPILETRKKKKKSESPITRQQPCPSDEPTPTLKSGAKRKFSPERDGRFTPGDVSEDDEFQFSRPSRSPQRQIEPLNSSPIQRPVQMKTAPANLARRKVLEPKSANTNLGSPRKARPAPLTSRPKRREENENSKSSMKGKELKTKDLKSKAHEYRSGIVPTKENCTSRGAGTEEPIQIQPAPPREPAVITLDEESITALEEPTAGSRSSRRRGAVVSYAEPNLRDKMRRPTSELIDAVGGKGYRRSSAFQAGRESLSEEGEWHSASILPADLALADQDPSAEQLLAMVSRRKRKVSSTKQHDGPFDMDDSLADLSTKGSTEALAPARQTRRHSSNPKTTSLAVSPGGNVNVKSSLWAQSAASRTVELYPPSKYSSLDEDGDAMDMKQARRGHRVAARRKSMML, encoded by the exons ATGGCACGGTTGAATGAGCTCCCCGCTCCGATGGAGTCGATCGATGCTT TAAAACGGCGGTTTGTGCGACAGAACCGAGAGATTGCGCGTGTGAATTCCATGCAATCGCTGCGTATCCGCAGTCTCGAGTCCGAGGTGACGCATCTGTTATCCGAAAATGTGTCTCTGCGCGAGCAGGTCATCACTCTTAGTCAGGAAATTGAAAGGCTGGAGTCGGCCAAAATCTTGCGTGATGGGGTGTATGAGATAAAATCCAAGCTGGATGCAAAGCTGGCAGAGTTGAGCGCCTTGACCACGGACCTGGGGATGCTGCCGCGCCAGGTGGGCAAGTTGTGCGATGAACGATCGGGGTCGGCCAATATGGGCCGACCAAAGCCAACCGCTCCAGAGACAACCCCACGGATGTCCGAGCCTGAGGAGCAGGGAGGCTGCGATGGCCGAAAGCTCCCCGCCATATTGGAGGACAAATACTACCCGCGGCGGACGTTAGA GATACAGGAGCTTCATGATCTTGTGGACGGCAATTCCAGCATTATTGAATGTCCTCGCGAGAGCAACGCGACACCAGCTCAGCTggatgcagaagaggaaCCTCCCAGCGTCGAACTACCAGAACTCTCACCTGATGAGAGTCAAATCGACCAAGATATAGCGGATGACTCTGATCCATTCCTCCCACCAATACTTGagaccaggaagaagaaaaagaagtcaGAATCACCCATTACTCGCCAACAGCCGTGCCCAAGTGACGAACCGACGCCCACCTTGAAGTCAGGGGCAAAGCGCAAGTTCAGTCCAGAACGGGACGGGAGGTTCACACCTGGTGATGTTTCAGAGGATGATGAATTCCAGTTCAGCCGGCCCAGTCGCAGCCCTCAAAGACAGATTGAACCGTTGAACTCTTCCCCTATACAACGGCCGGTTCAGATGAAAACAGCCCCCGCAAACCTCGCCAGGCGGAAGGTTCTCGAGCCAA AAAGCGCGAATACTAACCTCGGCTCACCTCGAAAAGCTCGGCCGGCCCCTCTAACCTCTCGGCCAAAGAGACGCGAAGAGAATGAGAATAGCAAGTCCTCCATGAAAGGAAAGGAGCTGAAGACCAAGGACTTGAAGTCCAAGGCGCATGAATATCGAAGTGGGATTGTTCCAACGAAGGAGAATTGCACCAGCCGCGGTGCTGGGACAGAAGAACCTATTCAGATACAACCAGCACCACCCCGAGAGCCGGCAGTGATAACTCTCGACGAAGAATCGATTACCGCACTTGAAGAGCCCACAGCCGGATCCCGGTCCTCGCGACGTCGGGGAGCGGTGGTCAGCTATGCGGAGCCCAACCTGAGAGACAAGATGCGGCGCCCGACCAGTGAATTGATCGATGCCGTTGGAGGAAAGGGGTATCGCAGATCTTCCGCGTTCCAGGCTGGCCGAGAAAGCTTGAGCGAGGAAGGGGAATGGCATTCTGCTAGCATCCTTCCGGCCGATCTGGCGCTCGCGGACCAGGACCCCTCTGCAGAACAGTTGTTGGCAATGGTGTCTCGACGGAAACGCAAGGTGTCCTCGACGAAACAGCATGACGGCCCATTTGATATGGACGATAGCCTCGCAGACCTCTCTACCAAAGGGTCTACAGAAGCGCTGGCTCCGGCAAGGCAGACCCGGCGGCACTCTTCCAATCCAAAGACCACGAGCCTCGCTGTGTCGCCTGGAGGTAATGTCAATGTCAAGTCTTCTTTATGGGCACAATCTGCAGCCAGTCGAACTGTGGAGCTGTATCCGCCGTCGAAATACAGCTCGttggatgaggatggggaCGCAATGGATATGAAACAGGCCCGACGTGGGCATCGCGTTGCAGCTCGGCGGAAAAGCATGATGCTCTGA
- a CDS encoding uncharacterized protein (ID:PFLUO_004227-T1.cds;~source:funannotate): MAVAAALSTLQDRALESPLRALAVATLIIPLIYVIINEFIRASARVQGMKGPRGLPLIGNLAQIRTNAAEQYRLWSKKHGAVYQIQLGNIPVVVVNSAAAAKVLFGQNAQALSSRPEFYTFHKIVSNTAGTTIGTSPYSDSLKRRRKGAASALNRPSVETYVTHLDVESKAFVAELYKYGMGGQSPVDPMPMIQRLSLSLALTLNWGTRIASQEEELFDEITHVEEEISKFRSTTGNLQDYVPLLRLNPFNSNSQKAAEMRIRRDKYLSGLNRDLDDRMEKGIHKPCIQANIILDKEAKLNSEELTSISLTMLSGGLDTVTTLVAWSICLLSQRPDVQGKAAKAIGEMYGPNEPMCAADDDQKCAYVAALVKECLRYFTVLRLALPRTSIQDITYNGIVLPKGTVFFLNAWACNMDPEVWTDPDEFRPERWLEQPDAPMFTYGMGYRMCAGSLLANRELYLVFMRMLNSFRIEPSDKADWHPVRGNSDPTSLVAIPQRYKVRFVPRDEKALGKVLEDPS; the protein is encoded by the exons ATGGCCGTTGCCGCAGCGCTGTCGACCCTGCAAGATCGGGCCCTCGAGTCCCCACTGCGCGCCCTGGCTGTGGCGACGCTCATCATTCCACTTATTTAcgtcatcatcaatgaaTTCATTCGTGCATCGGCTCGCGTGCAGGGCATGAAAGGCCCCCGGGGCTTGCCGCTGATTGGGAACCTGGCTCAGATCCGAACAAATGCGGCGGAGCAATATCGGTTGTGGTCGAAGAAGCATGGAGCTGTGTATCAGATCCAGCTGGGCAACATCCCCGTCGTCGTGGTCAATtcggccgccgcggccaaaGTACTGTTTGGACAAAACGCGCAGGCCCTGAGCTCCCGTCCTGAGTTTTATACTTTCCACAAG ATCGTGTCCAACACTGCCGGCACCACCATTGGAACATCACCATACAGTGATTCGTTGAAGCGACGCCGAAAGGGCGCCGCCTCGGCGCTCAACCGTCCGTCCGTGGAAACGTACGTGACCCACCTGGATGTCGAGTCCAAGGCCTTCGTGGCCGAGCTGTATAAATATGGCATGGGGGGGCAGAGTCCCGTCGACCCGATGCCGATGATCCAACGGCTGAGCTTGAGCCTAGCCCTGACCCTGAACTGGGGCACGAGGATTGCGTCCCAAGAGGAGGAACTGTTCGATGAGATCACCCatgtcgaggaggaaatcaGCAAGTTCCGCAGCACCACGGGCAACCTGCAGGACTATGTCCCTCTGCTCCGTCTGAACCCATTCAATTCCAACTCCCAAAAAGCGGCCGAGATGCGCATCCGTCGGGACAAGTATCTGAGCGGGCTCAACCGCGATCTAGATGATCGCATGGAGAAGGGTATTCACAAGCCATGCATTCAGgccaacatcatcctcgacaagGAAGCCAAGCTAAACAGCGAGGAGCTCACGTCGATTAGCTTGACCATGCTCTCGGGTGGACTGGACACCGTTACCACCCTGGTTGCATGGAGTATCTGTCTGCTCTCTCAGCGCCCAGATGTCCAGGGCAAGGCGGCCAAAGCGATCGGGGAGATGTACGGCCCGAATGAGCCGATGTGtgcggccgatgatgaccagaAGTGTGCCTATGTGGCAGCTCTCGTCAAAGAGTGCCTTCG ATATTTCACCGTCCTCCGGCTGGCACTACCACGCACCTCGATTCAGGACATTACGTACAACGGCATCGTGCTACCCAAAGGCACAGTCTTTTTCTTGAACGCGTGGGCCTGCAACATGG ATCCCGAGGTGTGGACCGATCCGGACGAGTTTCGCCCCGAGCGATGGCTGGAGCAGCCGGATGCACCCATGTTCACTTACGGCATGGGCTATCGCATGTGTGCAGGGTCCTTGTTGGCCAACCGTGAGCTCTACCTGGTGTTCATGCGCATGTTAAACAGCTTCCGCATCGAGCCGTCTGACAAGGCCGACTGGCATCCCGTCCGGGGCAACTCAGACCCGACCAGCTTGGTGGCCATTCCGCAGCGATATAAGGTCCGCTTTGTTCCAAGAGATGAGAAGGCGCTGGGCAAAGTGTTGGAGGACCCGTCCTAA
- a CDS encoding uncharacterized protein (ID:PFLUO_004226-T1.cds;~source:funannotate) codes for MLAPGVPAPPALRQPSSSQASAQQQSALSTRIAAKKAELDNLRQLRDLSGTLAMQMQALESKVSTLKDGTEAVACVLANWENVLRAISIASQKASGLHEHAENEAEAPKADDRLPATLVRIPAEPSERTSE; via the exons ATGCTTGCGCCCGGGGTGCCTGCTCCCCCCGCTCTCCGTCAGCCTAGCAGCTCCCAAGCGAGCgcacagcagcagtctgCGCTGTCGACGCGCATCGCCGCGAAAAAGGCCGAACTGGACAATCTGCGACAGCTCCGCGACCTGAGCGGAACGCTGGCCATGCAGATGCAGGCGTTGGAGAGCAAAGTGTCAACCCTCAAAGATGGTACAGAAG CCGTCGCTTGCGTGCTCGCCAATTGGGAGAATGTCCTCCGGGCCATCAGTATTGCCTCTC AGAAGGCCAGTGGGCTCCACGAACATGCCGAGAACGAGGCAGAAGCGCCCAAGGCGGATGATCGCCTGCCTGCGACGCTCGTGCGCATACCCGCCGAACCGAGTGAGCGGACTAGCGAATAA
- a CDS encoding uncharacterized protein (ID:PFLUO_004224-T1.cds;~source:funannotate), with protein sequence MSVSIQELDNTVRAFYEGKGDVQKQAQQTLTEFKQNPDAWVTVGNILEEATYPQTKYLALQVLDDVIMTRWKVLPRDQCQGIRNFIVNFIIENSNSEEKLRTERAFLNKLNLVLVSILKQEWPHNWPTFINEIISSCHASLSICENNMAILRLLSEEVFDFSQDQMTSAKARNLKTSMTQEFASIFQLCSEVLNTANQPTLVKATLETLLRFLNWIPLGYIFETPIINTLLTRFLDVPDFRNVTLKCLTEIGGLQIGPPYNYDERLVHMFTETLTTVSNVIPLSMDLKQTYSRSNSRDQEFVSNLALFLSSFFSAHLDLIERLPNQDYLTHAHLYLIRISQIDDREVFKICLDYWTRLVQELYEEMQQLPITDLNPLVTMGVSGLSNGGAPHPSTLANYPLRKHKYESVLSNLRTVMIEKMVRPEEVLIVENDEGEIVREFVKESDTIQLYKTIRECLVYLTHLDVVDTENIMIDKLAKQVDGSEWSWANCNTLCWAIGSISGAMNEETEKRFLVTVIKDLLGLTEQKRGKDNKAVVASNIMYIVGQYPRFLKAHWKFLKTVVNKLFEFMHETHEGVQDMACDTFIKIANKCRRHFVALQPGENEAFIEEIVRSMRKITCDLSPQQIHTFYEACGYMISAQGQKGLQDRLIENLMALPNSAWDAIIAQAKQDSTILQDGDTIKIIGNIMKTNVAACSSIGTYFYSQIGRIYHDMLNMYRAASQLINDAVAHDGSIAPKTPKVRGLRTIKKEILKLIDTYVEKSDDLEMVNTNMVPPLLEAVLVDYNQNVPDAREAEVLNAMTTIIHKLHNLMEDKVPAIMESIFDCTLQMINKDFHEYPEHRVQFFKLLQAVNLYCFPALLKLDATQFKFVIDSCMWASKHDNREVENTGLTMCLELMNNMAETDMQTSGIFFRQFYIPILQDVFFVVTDSDHKAGFKPQAMLLSRMFYFVESGKIQEPIYSPDQAPAGTSNKDFLQEYVANLLQNAFKNLQDVQIKQFVVGLFTFTDDLNKFKTHLRDFLISLKEFSGDNADLYAEEREQAVRDAQAAERDRAMKVGGLLKPSEMDQEDEL encoded by the exons ATGTCTGTTTCGATCCAAGAGCTGGACAACACGGTCCGAGCCTTCTACGAGGGCAAGGGAGATGTC CAAAAACAAGCCCAGCAGACTCTGACTGAG TTCAAACAAAACCCCGATGCCTGGGTCACCGTGGGGAATATACTCGAGGAGGCGACGTATCCTCAGACGAAAT ACCTTGCCCTCCAAGTCCTCGACGATGTGATTATGACCCGATGGAAGGTCCTGCCCCGTGATCAATGCCAAG GGATCCGCAATTTCATCGTCAATTTCATCATCGAAAACTCCAACTCGGAAGAGAAGCTGCGCACCGAACGCGCCTTTCTGAACAAGCTCAACCTGGTCCTCGTTTCCATTCTGAAGCAAGAGTGGCCCCACAACTGGCCGACGTTCATCAACGAGATTATTTCCTCCTGCCATGCCAGCCTTTCCATCTGCGAAAACAACATGGCCATCCTACGATTGCTGTCCGAGGAAGTGTTTGACTTCTCGCAAGACCAGATGACGTCCGCCAAGGCCAGGAATCTGAAGACATCCATGACCCAGGAATTTGCGTCCATCTTCCAGCTGTGTTCCGAAGTCCTCAACACTGCCAACCAGCCGACCCTGGTCAAGGCCACTCTGGAAACCCTCTTGCGCTTTTTGAACTGGATTCCGCTGGGCTACATTTTCGAGACCCCCATCATCAACACCCTCTTGACGCGGTTCTTGGACGTTCCCGACTTCCGAAATGTCACGCTCAAGTGTCTGACGGAAATTGGTGGGTTGCAAATCGGGCCGCCCTACAACTACGACGAGCGATTGGTGCACATGTTCACGGAAACCCTGACCACCGTGTCCAATGTCATTCCGTTGTCCATGGACCTGAAGCAAACCTATTCGAGGAGCAATTCGAGGGATCAAGAGTTTGTGTCGAACCTGGCGCTTTTTCTGTCGAGCTTTTTCAGTGCCCATTTGGAT CTCATTGAGAGATTGCCGAATCAGGATTACCTGACACACGCGCATTTGTACCTCATCCGCATTAGCCAGATCGATGATCGAGAGGTTTTCAAGATCTGTCTCGATTACTGGACGCGACTTGTCCAAGAGCTCTACGAAGAGATGCAACAACTTCCCATCACCGACCTCAACCCCTTGGTGACTATGGGCGTCAGTGGTCTTTCCAATGGCGGCGCACCCCATCCTAGCACCCTAGCAAACTATCCCCTTCGCAAGCACAAGTACGAATCTGTGCTATCAAACCTGCGTACGGTCATGATTGAGAAAATGGTTCGTCCTGAGGAAGTTCTGATTGTCGAAAACGATGAGGGTGAGATTGTGCGTGAATTCGTCAAGGAGAGTGACACGATCCAGCTCTACAAGACGATACGCGAGTGCTTGGTCTATCTCACGCATCTGGACGTGGTGGATACCGAGAATATCATGATCGACAAATTGGCGAAGCAAGTTGATGGCAGCGAATGGTCATGGGCGAACTGTAACACGCTTTGCTGGGCGATTGGCTCAATCTCCGGTGCCATGAATGAGGAAACCGAAAAACGATTCCTGGTGACCGTGATTAaggatctccttggcctGACCGAACAGAAGCGTGGCAAGGACAACAAGGCCGTCGTGGCAAGCAATATCATGTACATCGTGGGTCAGTATCCACGGTTTTTGAAAGCCCACTGGAAGTTCTTGAAGACTGTCGTCAACAAGCTTTTCGAATTCATGCACGAAACACACGAAG GTGTTCAGGACATGGCATGCGATACTTTCATCAAGATCGCCAACAAATGCCGACGGCACTTCGTAGCGCTCCAGCCTGGTGAGAACGAAGCCTTCATCGAGGAAATCGTTCGCAGCATGAGAAAGATCACCTGCGATCTGTCCCCTCAGCAGATCCATACCTTCTACGAAGCCTGCGGCTACATGATCTCTGCCCAGGGCCAAAAGGGCCTCCAAGACAGGCTGATTGAAAATTTGATGGCACTGCCCAATTCGGCATGGGATGCTATCATCGCCCAAGCGAAGCAGGACTCGACGATTCTCCAGGATGGTGACACGATCAAGATTATTGGTAATATAATGAAGACCAACGTCGCCGCTTGTTCTTCCATTGGCACCTACTTCTACTCGCAGATTGGCCGCATTTATCACGATATGTTGAACATGTATCGTGCCGCCAGCCAACTCATCAACGACGCTGTTGCGCATGATG gCAGCATTGCTCCAAAAACGCCGAAGGTTCGCGGGCTTCGGACCATCAAAAAGGAGATCTTGAAACTCATCGACACCTATGTCGAGAAGTCGGACGATCTCGAAATGGTTAATACCAACATGGTTCCACCACTTCTTGAAGCCGTCCTGGTAGATTACAACCAAAACGTCCCGGATGCACGCGAGGCAGAGGTGTTAAACGCCATGACCACGATCATCCACAAGCTTCAC AATCTCATGGAGGACAAGGTCCCGGCCATCATGGAAAGCATCTTTGACTGCACGTTGCAGATGATCAACAAAGATTTCCATGAATACCCTGAACATCGTGTCCAGttcttcaagctgcttcaGGCCGTCAATCTGTACTGCTTCCCGGCGCTCTTGAAGCTCGATGCCACGCAGTTCAAATTCGTGATCGATTCCTGCATGTGGGCCAGTAAACATGACAACCGCGAAGTTGAGAATACTGGTCTCACCATGTGTCTGGAGCTGATGAACAACATGGCCGAGACCGACATGCAGACCTCgggcatcttcttccgacAGTTCTACATTCCGATCCTCCAGGATGTCTTCTTTGTCGTTACCGATAGCGACCACAAGGCTG GATTTAAACCCCAGGCCATGCTCTTGTCACGCATGTTCTACTTCGTTGAATCTGGCAAGATCCAGGAACCGATCTACAGCCCTGACCAGGCTCCTGCTGGAACCTCAAACAAAGATTTCTTGCAGGAGTATGTTGCAAACCTGTTGCAGAATGCGTTCAAGAACCTCCAAGA CGTACAAATCAAGCAATTTGTGGTCGGGCTGTTTACATTTACCGATGACCTAAACAAATTCAAGACCCACCTGCGTGATTTCTTGATCTCTCTGAAAGAGTTCTCGGGTGACAATGCCGATCTCTATGCTGAAGAGCGCGAGCAGGCTGTGCGTGATGCTCAAGCTGCTGAACGGGATCGAGCAATGAAGGTCGGGGGCTTGCTTAAGCCTTCGGAAATGGACCAGGAGGATGAACTATGA